Below is a window of Edaphobacter dinghuensis DNA.
AGGCACTGGTGGCAGATCGCAAGATCACGCTGGAACTGACGGACAAGGCTCGTCAGGCGATCTTCAAGGCGGGATACGATCGCGCCTACGGTGCACGTCCGCTGAAGCGCGCCATTCAGCGCATGGTGCAGGACAAGCTGGCAGTCAAGATTCTCGACGGCAGCGTTCTGCATGGCGACCATGTCGTCATCGACGCCGGGAAATATGGCCTTACCTTCAAGGTCAAGGGCCGCAAGGCAGAGGCGGTGTAAGCTGCTTCGAAATAGCGTCTCGATTCAGGGTCTCTTTCGATTTATTCGGAAGAGACCTTTTTGTTTGGAGGCTTCTTTCGGCAGCTTTTAGTCATTCAAAAGACAATGCCATGACAATCTCTAGGGAGATGTAGTCCAAGCTCATATACTCAGGGCCGGAGACGGGCAGCTAGGAATTGGATGGCGAAACGGGCAATCATTATTGGCGCTGGACCTGCCGGGCTTACGGCGGCGCTTGAACTGCTGCGGCGCAGCGATGCGACGCCGATTGTGCTCGAGGCCAGCCACGAGATCGGCGGCCTCTCGCGCACCGTCCGCTACAAGGGCAATCGCATGGACATCGGCGGCCACCGCTTCTTCTCGAAGAGCGACCGGGTGATGCAGTGGTGGCTCGACCTGATGCCCGTCGAGAGCGACGATACCAACGGAGCGACGGTGAGCTATCGTGGGAAGCGACGCCAAGTGACCGTGCCGGCGCGCCTGGCCGAAGAACCTGTGCTTCGTGGCGCGGGCCCTTTGGTTGGAGAAACCGAAGTTGTTCTGTCTGGGGAGTGCGACGACAGCGAGGCGGTGGTGACGGTAGCTGCTCCTGTTGACCCTGATCTCGTGATGCTTATCCGTCCACGAAAGAGCCGCATCTACTACCTGCGAAGGTTCTTCGACTACCCCATCACGGTAACGGCGGCGACCCTGGGCAACCTTGGCGCGGTGCGCACGGTGAGGATCGGCGTGAGCTATCTCTTCTCGCGTGTGCGCCAGATCAAGCCGGAGACGAGCCTCAGGGACTTTCTCATCAACCGCTTCGGTCGGCAGCTCTACCTCACGTTCTTCAAGAGCTACACCGAAAAAGTATGGGGAACGCCGTGCGATGCGATCTCGGCGGATTGGGGAGCGCAGCGGATTAAAGGACTGAGCCTGACCACAGCGGTAAAGCACTTCATCAGCAAGGCGCTGGGCAGAAAAGAGTGCGAGGACGTCGCGCAAAAGAAGACCGACACCAGTTTGATTGAGCGATTTCTCTATCCCAAGCTAGGACCGGGGCAGTTATGGGAGCATGTGGCCGATCTTGTTCGCGAAGGAGGCGGAGAGATTCACATGGGATGGCGCGTGAACGGGATTCATTGCGAGGGCAACCGCGTGGTCTCTGTCGATGCTTCCAATGATGTTGGTGAACAGCGAACCTTTGCCGGAGATTATTTCTTCTCGACCATGCCTATGCAGGAGTTGGTGCGGGCGATCGACGCGCCGGTACCGGAGAATGTGCGCGCCGTGAGCGAGGGCTTACAGTATCGCGACTTCATCACCGTCGGCTTGCTGGTGGACCGGTTGAAGGTGCGCGAGATCGACGGCGGTCTGTTGCAGGATACGTGGATCTACATTCAAGAGCCGGATGTGCTCCTGGGACGGTTACAAATCTTCAACAACTGGAGTCCGCATCTGGTGGCCGATCCCGATAAGGTTTGGATTGGGCTGGAATACTTCTGCTACGAGACGGACGATCTATGGAAGATGCCGGACGAGGAGTTGAAGCAGTTCGCCATCGCTGAGGTCGCCAAGATCGGCATCCTCAACGCCGAAGATGTCTGCGACGGTCATGTCGTTCGCGTACTCAAGACTTATCCTGCCTACTTCGGCACCTACAACCGCTTCGACGAGCTGCGTACCTTCACCGATGGCTTTGAAAATCTCCTGCTGATCGGACGCAACGGCATGCACAAGTACAACAATCAGGACCACAGCATGCTGACTGCGATGACCGCGGTCGACGGCATCGTCTCAGGAAAGATCGACAAGGCGGCTCTGTGGGAGATCAACACCGAGCAGGAGTACCACGAAGAGGCCGCGGAACAGGAGCTGCCTCAGGAAGCGATGGTTCCCTGATGAAAGAGCAGTTGCCAGCGGTTATCGCGGAAGACCCACAACGACGAGCGATGCGAGGTGTGCAGCGCCGTGGTCGCGTGATAAGTAGCTAGCGCAGCGTCGGGTGCAAGCACCGTGACGTAGAAGTGGCTGATGGTCGCATTGCGCGGCGTGCTCGCCAGCAAGTCGTCGATGGTCTGCTGCCGGTTGTAGATGCGGCCGGAGCTGCAGTACTCCTGGAAGTCTGAGGCGAGCAAAGGAATCAGCGTGGTGCGATCTTTTACGCGGCTGGGATGGAGCAGCCGCTCTTCGAGCGTATAGAGGTGATCCTGTAGTTCTGACGCTTTCATGTGAGTAGTATGACGTTACCGCGAAAAGTAAGTTTCAGCTAGTCCGCTGAAACTTAAACGTCTAAGCGAGTGCAATTCCGGGAAAACTAAGACCCTACGTGGCTTACTCCCCAAAAGTCTGTTTTTAAAAAGCTAACTGCCTGCTCCTGATCGATTTAAATCAGGAACAGGCAGAGGTAAAGACACGTTCTTTTTTTGCGGCTCCCATCAAGCAAATCGCCCATCTAAGTTCTAGATTGGTCGAGGGTTGCGCTCTTCGAACTGGCGCTGGTGCCAGTAGGGGTACGCCAGCGGAACCTCGCTGGCAGCGTCGAGTTTCTGTACCTGCTCCGGGGTCAGCTTCCAGCCGATGGAGCCCAGGTTTGCCCGCAGCTGCTCCTCGTTGCGTGCGCCGATGATGATGGTAGAAACGGTCGGGCGGCCCAGCACCCAGTTCAGGGCGATCTGCGGAATCGTCTTTCCAGTCTCCTTGGCGACCTCGTCGAGGGCATCGACGACCTTGTACAGATATTCCTCGGGAACCTGCGGGCCGTTATCGACCACGAGCTTCGAGTTCAGGCGGCTGTCCTTGGGAATGCCGGTCTCGCGGCGGATCTTTCCGGTAAGCCGACCCCAGCCGAGCGGCGACCATACCAACGCGCCTACGCCCTGGTCGAGCGCCAACGGCATCAGCTCCCACTCGTAGTCGCGTCCCACCAGAGAGTAGTAGCACTGCTGGCCAACGTAGCGCGCCCAGCCATACCGCTCGCTAACGCTCAGCGACTTCATCAGGTGCCAGCCGGAGAAGTTCGAGCAGGCGATGTAGCGAACCTTGCCCTCGCGCACAAACTTGTCCAGCGTATTCAGCGTCTCTTCCACCGGAGTCGTCGCATCGAAGCCGTGCAGATGATAGACGTCCACGTAGTCGGTGCCGAGCCGTTTAAGGCTGCGCTCCAGCGACTGAATCAAGTGATAGCGGCTAGACCCGACATCGTTAGGCCCGTTGCCCAAACGAAACGTCGCCTTGGTCGAGATCAGCACATCTTCGCGATGATGATGCGACAGGGCCTTGCCCAGCGCCTTCTCGCTGTCGCCGTCGGAGTAGATGTCCGCCGTGTCGAAGAAGTTCAAACCCGCATCCATACAGATGCCGACGATACGGTCGGCCTCAGCCTGCGTCGTCTCCGACCATGCCTTGAAAAACTCGTTGCTCGCACCAAATGTTCCTGCCCCGAAGCAAAGCTCCGGCACCTTCAGTCCTGATTTGCCTAGCGATCTGTATTCCATGATGGATTGGATGGTAGCAGGCAAGATTGCGATATGGAATGCAGGTTAATTCATCGGCGATTGGAAAAAGATTAGCCTATTTCGCAATTGCGTCATTGCAAAATTTTGCGAAATGTTAACACAAGTCAACTCTATCTATAACAAAAAGAAGAGTTAAAACTTTGGAACCCGAGATGCAAATGGTTGGACGTAATCCATTTAAATCTGGGAGTTTTTACCTTGAAGACCAAACTGTTTCTTGTTGCACTTCTCGCCTCTGCCTTTGCGTTCACTCCATTTGCAAAAGCCGATTCCGTCACCCTCGAAAGCCACGTCGGGGATACCTATAACTATCAGCTCACCTTTGACGAGCACTCCACCACCTTTTTTCTGGATGGCTTTCAGATTACGGGTCTCTCCGGTGTAACCGATGCCGAACTGAGCGGCGCACTCGCGAATGATTTTGGCATTGCCAACTTCGATTCCTCGTCGGTCACGGTAGGAACCATCTACTCCTATGAATACGGTAAGACGATTCCCTTCTCTGTAGGCACCTTGACGATCACCTCCGACGCCGCACCTGGGGATGTCAACTTCGCCATTCTGGATAGCAACGGTCTCTCGATGGGACAGGTCGAAGGCCCCACGGATGGCAGTGGCTGCGGCGATCCCAGCCCGGTTCCCGAGCCGTCGAGCATCGTTCTGCTGGGCAGCGGCATGTTGGCTGCAGTCGGCGCAGTACGCAGAAAGTTCCTGGTCTAGAACGTTCGAGCAACACGCAGCAATAAAAAAGCCGCCAGCGAAGCGGCTTTTTTATTGCTCTCTGAAAGAATGACACGCAAATGCCGGCGCGCTATTCTTCCGGTTTATCCACCTGGCTCTGGTAGATCTCTTCGACTCGCTCGACCGTGTCGATCTCGCTGACCGGCTTGTCGGTGCGGATGCGGATAATTCGCGGAAAACGTAGCGCGAACCCGCTGGCATGGCGGTCGCTACGCATGATGTTGTTGAAGGCGACTTCGAGCACCATCAGCGGCTCGACGGTGCGGAAGTAGCCCTGGTCTTCGAGCGTGTGCTCCATCATCCACGCGCTCATCTTGGCGATCTCGGCGTCGGTCAGGCCGGAGTAGGCCTTGCCCACGTTCCGCAGCTCGCCGCCAGGCCCGCGCACGGCGAAAGTGTAGTCGCTGAGAATTCCGGCACGCTTGCCGTGACCCAGCTCCGCGCCCGTCACCACGACATCGAGCGTGGCCAGCTCGCGCTTCAGCTTCACCCATGCCAGACCGCGACGTCCGGGCTGATACTCCGACGCAGCAGCCTTAAGCATCACTCCCTCGTTTGCCCTCGCGCGGGCATCGGCGTAGGCACGCTCGATATCCTCAGCCGATTGGACGAGGCGCGCAGGCGAGAGCATCAGCCGCTCTACCTCATCGTTATTGCCGTCGCTATCGGGCTGCATAAACATAGCGATCTGCGCAGTGTTTTTGCGTTCGTCGACAACGAGCGGAGAGCGCACTTTTTCGACCAGCCGTTCGACGGCAACTTCAAGGCGGTTTCGCCTCTCGGTCAAGGGCTGGTTCAGTGTCAGCTCGCCATTGGCGTACATTAGATCGAAGGCCATGAAGACGACCGGAACCTGCTGTCGCCACTCGTTGGAGACGCGCTTCCTTCCGATACGCTGTCCCAGCACGGCGAACGGCAGCGCACGCGCCGCCTTGAGGTCCCAACCGAGGATCTCTCCGTCGAAGATCAACGGCTCGCGCACCGAGGCGAAGG
It encodes the following:
- a CDS encoding PEP-CTERM sorting domain-containing protein, whose translation is MKTKLFLVALLASAFAFTPFAKADSVTLESHVGDTYNYQLTFDEHSTTFFLDGFQITGLSGVTDAELSGALANDFGIANFDSSSVTVGTIYSYEYGKTIPFSVGTLTITSDAAPGDVNFAILDSNGLSMGQVEGPTDGSGCGDPSPVPEPSSIVLLGSGMLAAVGAVRRKFLV
- a CDS encoding NAD(P)/FAD-dependent oxidoreductase, giving the protein MAKRAIIIGAGPAGLTAALELLRRSDATPIVLEASHEIGGLSRTVRYKGNRMDIGGHRFFSKSDRVMQWWLDLMPVESDDTNGATVSYRGKRRQVTVPARLAEEPVLRGAGPLVGETEVVLSGECDDSEAVVTVAAPVDPDLVMLIRPRKSRIYYLRRFFDYPITVTAATLGNLGAVRTVRIGVSYLFSRVRQIKPETSLRDFLINRFGRQLYLTFFKSYTEKVWGTPCDAISADWGAQRIKGLSLTTAVKHFISKALGRKECEDVAQKKTDTSLIERFLYPKLGPGQLWEHVADLVREGGGEIHMGWRVNGIHCEGNRVVSVDASNDVGEQRTFAGDYFFSTMPMQELVRAIDAPVPENVRAVSEGLQYRDFITVGLLVDRLKVREIDGGLLQDTWIYIQEPDVLLGRLQIFNNWSPHLVADPDKVWIGLEYFCYETDDLWKMPDEELKQFAIAEVAKIGILNAEDVCDGHVVRVLKTYPAYFGTYNRFDELRTFTDGFENLLLIGRNGMHKYNNQDHSMLTAMTAVDGIVSGKIDKAALWEINTEQEYHEEAAEQELPQEAMVP
- a CDS encoding aldo/keto reductase; protein product: MEYRSLGKSGLKVPELCFGAGTFGASNEFFKAWSETTQAEADRIVGICMDAGLNFFDTADIYSDGDSEKALGKALSHHHREDVLISTKATFRLGNGPNDVGSSRYHLIQSLERSLKRLGTDYVDVYHLHGFDATTPVEETLNTLDKFVREGKVRYIACSNFSGWHLMKSLSVSERYGWARYVGQQCYYSLVGRDYEWELMPLALDQGVGALVWSPLGWGRLTGKIRRETGIPKDSRLNSKLVVDNGPQVPEEYLYKVVDALDEVAKETGKTIPQIALNWVLGRPTVSTIIIGARNEEQLRANLGSIGWKLTPEQVQKLDAASEVPLAYPYWHQRQFEERNPRPI
- a CDS encoding ATP-dependent DNA ligase — its product is MALFHVIAELAEALAGEPGRLKKRAAIAEAIAAAHAAAPKTEDAGLFALYLAGTPFAEADPRRLNAGGALLSKALLSVSGATSTALTAAYKRHGDLGAAAFDLLQGNSSQKASLTLQDVAEAFAAMAAAKTTAIRAALVEGLLQRSTALEAKYLLKLMSGDMRIGVKQSLVEEAIAVAASAPVAEVRHAVMLEADLAAAVRRAFAGTLGEARMRLFHPLGFMLASPVDSPEEAVERFAGKQDAETASIEAFLEDKYDGMRAQIHCGDAGQPGRVVIYSRNRDDVTASFPDLEEAFASVREPLIFDGEILGWDLKAARALPFAVLGQRIGRKRVSNEWRQQVPVVFMAFDLMYANGELTLNQPLTERRNRLEVAVERLVEKVRSPLVVDERKNTAQIAMFMQPDSDGNNDEVERLMLSPARLVQSAEDIERAYADARARANEGVMLKAAASEYQPGRRGLAWVKLKRELATLDVVVTGAELGHGKRAGILSDYTFAVRGPGGELRNVGKAYSGLTDAEIAKMSAWMMEHTLEDQGYFRTVEPLMVLEVAFNNIMRSDRHASGFALRFPRIIRIRTDKPVSEIDTVERVEEIYQSQVDKPEE
- a CDS encoding nuclear transport factor 2 family protein — protein: MKASELQDHLYTLEERLLHPSRVKDRTTLIPLLASDFQEYCSSGRIYNRQQTIDDLLASTPRNATISHFYVTVLAPDAALATYHATTALHTSHRSSLWVFRDNRWQLLFHQGTIAS